From the Plutella xylostella chromosome 5, ilPluXylo3.1, whole genome shotgun sequence genome, the window cttttctttaaaataaataaattaactgttatcattattatttagtcTAAAGTTGCAAATGGTTAGTCTAATATTTCTCATCGATCTTATTAGGTAAGTTAGTACTTTTCAACCAAACAAACAACGGACATTGAGTGAGGGCACATAACATAGATGGAAAGTATCCGGTTGTGATTGGATACAAAAAGGTCGCTCATGGACACCCCCACACTAAACCCTGTGGTTTGCTACTTCAAGAACTCCAATCTAGTTAGTTAATACGTAAGTACTGGAgagacataatattatagtaggtaatacataGGATGATTTTTTAGTTAATATAGCAATTAACTAGCTAGATTTTAATGCGTTTTTgtcattcgaaatcccatagaTATTTGATGACTTCAAAagaaaccaactttacttaccagacataagcgAACGTCAAAAATGCATTAATTAGATGAACATAGCGTACCTAGTATAGATTAACATATTACTAGGTATACTCACATCACAGTACAGTCAACACATAATTCGTAATTGGTATATCTACATAATACAAGAATACAGCTACAACAAAGATGTAGAGGAATACCCTGCTGCAGGTTCAATGCCCCCAATCCAGGCTGATAATTTATCCTAGCGCTTCGCCCCGGGTATTTAACAGTAAAGAACATTTGAAAGTCAGATAGTGGATAAGCACCAagcttaagtaggtaagtattatgagCCAGTAACGTTGCTAAAAGGATAGGAAGTTAGACTTTCATTTAGTGGTATAAAAGATCGCCTCCGGTAAACTGATACCGTAAGATGTGTTCTTAGGCTTAATAATATACTGGGAAAATATTTAGGCCATGTTTATAAAGCAGGTGAAATATTATcaaaaactaagtttccgGGACAACCTCAGAGCCGGGACATAATCAGAGTCAGACGCTGGACAACCAATGCACAGCCCGTAATAAAACACTTCAGGACATGAGCCTCCTCCAAGACTGAAGTATTGCCGAAATCTCCATGCTTTGCAGGCGGGATGAAGATATTATACAACACAAGTGTTTCAAAATATACATAAgacctgagtacaaatatctttattttatccCAATATCTGCATACGGATTGGCCATCTCTAACTGTCTAGTGAGAGTCGCTAACCACCCAATCCAGTCGTCTACTCAAAGTTATACATATAATCcgcataacataatataccaTGGCAATTTAACCATAGTTCGTAGTAATCTAAAATTATAGAGTATCACCTGGCGCTGTTACATAGAggatactctttatttgttattaataagttaCAGCGTAATTAAAAGCTCGCCTCTATGCTGCCTACTTGCTTTAGCATAACGATAACAATCGCGATATGTGGGTAATTGGGGTTAGAGTAGGTAGTATCTAAATTCCTAAAAAAGGTTGATggaaaatacatatatataactGTTGTCACAATATATACGTCGGTTACATTatctaattaattttattgttcgTTTATTCAAATTTATAATCCAATTCATTTTAAGGAGATTTAAATCTTCTATAAACAATAGCAGGGAAATTCCATATTAATGATCCCAATCCCACgcattatgtaaaattttgtgcgagacttttaataattattcagATTCATATtcgaaataaataactaataaaagctaccaatagttataaaaactgaaagaaaCGGACTGTATTACAGACTTATTGCAGACGTCAAGAACTTGATGTGACGAGCAACACTCATCTCTCATAGACGATAATGGTCGCAGACGTGTTCAAACGAAACTAAAGGAGGCATTTACTGGTGATGTAGAAGCGTTgaggcgggcgggcggcgctgggcgggcggcgcgagGTCGGGCGCGgccgggcggcgcgcggcagTCAGCGCCGACATGGCGGCCGCGTCGCGAGGCTGCCTGCTCGCAGCCGCTCTGCTCGCCACACTCTACTCAGGTACCCACCAACCATACTTTACAATAACATTACACCCAAACTTCCTCAAACACGCTTAATCATACGTAACTTAATTTCGTAACCAAAACTGCCGTTAAAACGGATAAATATGCGACATGACAACACATGAATACAACATCTTCAGTGCATCTTAAATTGCGAAAATAATCAATGAAACTTAACGCGAATATCTTGCTCGCTAATCACCATAGACCGCGAACCGAGCTGTTAATGATATGCTATCACAATTGCGATGATAAATATGATAATAGGCCGCTAGCTCGATTGTTTAATTAATGCTCTATAAATTAGTGACAATCATAGATAGGTCTGTGATTTAAAGTGATGTTTATGTTGATTGGGGTCGCGATGTCGCTCTGGCGCGTGTAGCTATACAACACAGCTACCTACATCTGTAGTGAGTTCGTCTCATGAATCTCTCTTTATTGATTTGCCGGCGCGCTGCAGCATCCTCGCCTCCCGGAATGCGATCACTAAATTTGCGCTATAAAATCactattatgtacttatagttataAAACTGTTACGATAGAAATAAGTGCCTATGTAGGTAGCTATTTAGGACACCTGGGAAGCTAGCTATTTAACTTAAATtagtcattattattattaaagtagtGATGTTAACGTAAAGGTGGCAGATGCAAATGCAGCAAAGTTATGCCTACCAGAAATACCGTAGCATTTAATTTACTTTGCATTTAAGTCAATGTATGTTTCACGTACGATAAACACACCAAATCACGTTTCGTTATCTCACCTTTGCGCGTATTTCGGCTTTTACAGCATCCGCGTTCCAACGCCTCGCTCGCTTGAAATTTAACATGAACCGTTACGTATGTccctacgtacctacctataggaAGATAACATACTTTTTGTGCTGAAATATGTAACGACTATATACAGGCATTTACATAACGGGCTTCCGATAATCTTTTTCTCGAATTAGGTTAGTTAAGTTCGGAGTTATTCAGGCCTTCCCTTCTTATCAAAGCCAATTAGCTAACTATTGGAGCGAGCCGTGACGAGCGGTGAAGACATCCGCGCTGCATCACGACATTCTTACTCGATTGCAGCTATTTAGTGAGGGGTCTGACTTCCAGGATGGTGTTCGGAGGACGAGGAGCGGCTGGTGCGAGACCTGTTCCGAGGCTACAACAAGCTCATCAGACCCGTCCAGAACATGACACAGAAGGTCGACGTCCGCTTCGGACTCGCCTTCGTCCAGCTCATTAATGTTGTAAGTTTCATGCACAGAAATTAAAGAGGATTCTAAGGATCCAATCACATTTCTGCAAACTTATTAAACTAACTACTTACGTTTCTCGAGATTTCCCTAAGGACTCTGACAAAACATAACAACTTACTTTCTCAGAACGAAAAGAACCAAATCATGAAATCCAACGTATGGCTTCGGCTGGTCTGGATGGACTACCAGCTCATGTGGGACGAGGCTGACTACGGCGGCATCGGCGTCCTTCGACTACCGCCCGACAAGGTGTGGAAGCCTGACATCGTACTTTTCAACAAGTAAGTTAAATCGAACTCTAATTCACTCTAAATTTATCTTGGTTATAATATTTAGTGATTATTGAATTATATGTTGACCATTTTCTGTTTCAGCGCCGACGGAAACTATGAAGTGCGGTACAAATCCAACGTTCTGATTTATCCCAATGGAGAAGTGCTGTGGGTTCCGCCAGCTATTTATCAGGTATGATATGACTATTTACTACCaaaatacttagtatatttttatgcaaaTCAATGGTGTGTAGGTATCTAACagtgaatttaatattttcagagTTCTTGCACCATTGACGTCACATACTTCCCATTCGATCAGCAAACCTGCATCATGAAATTCGGATCTTGGACCTTCAACGGCGACCAAGTATCTCTGGCCCTTTACAATAACAAGAACTTTGTGGACCTGTCAGACTACTGGAAGTCGGGAACCTGGGACATCATCGAAGTACCGGCGTATCTCAACATTTATGAAGGAAACCATCCTACAGAGACAGACATCACATTTTACATAATCATTCGAAGGAAGACACTGTTCTACACTGTCAACTTGATCCTGCCTACAGTTCTTATTTCGTTCCTCTGCGTTTTGGTGTTCTATCTGCCTGCTGAAGCTGGAGAAAAGGTAAAGACAAGATCCGATATTGCAGTAAGTTTAGCAGATGTTATATACCAACTTATACTAACTACCTGGATGGTTTCTTGACAGGTGACCCTCGGCATCAGTATCCTGCTGTCACTGGTTGTGTTTCTGCTGCTGGTGTCGAAGATTCTGCCGCCCACGTCGCTGGTGCTGCCGCTCATAGCCAAGTACCTGCTGTTCACCTTCATCATGAACACCGTCAGTATCCTCGTCACCGTTATCATCATCAACTGGAACTTCAGAGGCCCTCGGACGCACAGGTATTTAATGATACCTAACCTAATTTAGCCGAACTGACTTTTTTGTTCATTAATTCCTTAAGTCTAGTTTCCTAGACCTAAGTGGGTAGTTTATAACTGTACTCACGGACGTGTTCGTTGCCCAGGATGCCGCTGTGGATCCGCAGCGTGTTCCTGCACTACCTGCCCGCGGCCCTGCTGATGCGGCGGCCTCGCAAGACGCGCCTGCGCTGGATGATGGAGATGCCGGGCATGGGCGCGCCGCCGCACACCGCCGCCACGCACGACCTGCCAAAACACATCAGGTAATTACAGATATTGACTGCTAACTTCGAAATTAAATTCTCGAATGAGCTCGAATCTTTACCTTGCAGTGCGATTGGCGCTCAAAGCAAAATGGAGGCGATGGAGCTGTCGGATCTCCATCACCCGAATTGCAAGATCAACCGGGCTGGtgcgggcggcgggggcgaggtGGGAGCATTGGGCGGGCTGGGCGCGCTGGGCGGGCTGGGGCTGGGCGGAGAGCGCCGCGAGTCCGAGAGCTCGGACTCCTTGTTGCTGTCCCCCGAGGCGGCCAAGGCTACTGAAGCCGTCGAGTTTATCGCTGAACATTTGCGCAACGAAGATTTATACATTCAGGTACGGACAATAGGTATCgaagtacctagttataatCGAATGCTTCCTACTCGATCTTCTTGACCCCATTTTTAACGTTATTCTATATATTTTCAGACTCGCGAGGACTGGAAATACGTGGCCATGGTAATAGACAGACTGCAATTATATATCTTCTTTATAGTCACCACTGCTGGGACGGTCGGGATCCTGATGGATGCTCCTCATATATTCGAGTATGTAGACCAGGATCGTATCATTGAAATATATCGCGGAAAGTAAGATTAATATGCAGGCAActaattttaacaatattgATCAATCAAATCCCCacacaaaaaaatcatattgGCTTCCATTTCTTCCATTAATTTTTTAGCAAATTTCCTCAATCTTAAAACCACATACTTTATATGTTTTGCATCGATagtattttatcaataattttaagttttatacgTACATAACTATTATACCTTCTTCCTATACTATACCTGAGCTATGCATCAAGTTATATTAGTTGTTATATTAATAAAGCACATaacatagaataaaatacaaacGTTGGGCgataaaattacaattattaaagtattgtgtaattacaattattaaagtaTTGTGTACTGTacttatagaaaataaaatggctGTGTTCGAGGTTTAGTACGTAAAGCAcaatagataataattaattgatgTAAGACCTAAGTTTGTATTTAGTAGTAACACTTTGACAtagggtacctacctatatttatggcttatttagataaattgattttaatgTATCTTCCTCTTATTAGTAATGTATCATGTATACTGTAAAATAAGATAAACCCTTGAGCCAAATTCTTCCAACTGATTATTTCTATGAAGTGATTTATGTATATTGTGGAGTCATTTTATAACCCAAAGATGGGAAAGAGCATTTTGATGAATGATCATACGTtcacttataataaaatcactTTGTAAGTGAATTAAATctcaattaaatttaagtagaATATAAATCGATGTACTTAGGTACGCccacaaaataatattgcctaagtttataataattattagaagCGCAAAGAATTTGGTCTGTAATGCTCAGTAAGTTTATAGtttgaatacaatttattatagcCAATCGTTTTACAACcaatgttataataaaatcgaaTTGATTAAGATATATCTTGTTTTAATTATCACCTATCAACGATAAGAGTgaataaatagaaacaaatgagtttattttcaaaacatttatttatttacatacatcatttgcaaataagtaagtatttaattcttaACCTAGATCCAAGTTATAATCTATATTTAAatcaagtaaaaataaattcaaaaacaaGAACTCCAGTCTCATACATTATCATCGTTCCGTCTGTTGTCCAGTACAGAAGTACTCTTTGTATCTTATCCAATGTAACGTAACGCTTAATGTGTAATACAATAAAAGAAAAGGAATATAGCTCATAAATATTAAGCATCTAATCATCACTTTCGTCACAAGACGGCGACGTTGGGGAGTAAGTGGGTGAAGTGGGAGAGTAGGTAGTCGGCCCAGAGGACGACTGAGGGGAGTAGGCAGGGGAGGACGGGGAGTAGTTGGGCGAAGTGGGGGTGTAGGTCGGCAGGGTGGGGGAATACTTGGACGAAGTCGGGGAATAACCTGGCGACGACGGGGAGTAGTTAGGTGAAGATGGAGAGTAGTTAGGCGAGGATGGGGAGTA encodes:
- the LOC105389148 gene encoding acetylcholine receptor subunit beta-like 1 isoform X1 codes for the protein MAAASRGCLLAAALLATLYSGWCSEDEERLVRDLFRGYNKLIRPVQNMTQKVDVRFGLAFVQLINVNEKNQIMKSNVWLRLVWMDYQLMWDEADYGGIGVLRLPPDKVWKPDIVLFNNADGNYEVRYKSNVLIYPNGEVLWVPPAIYQSSCTIDVTYFPFDQQTCIMKFGSWTFNGDQVSLALYNNKNFVDLSDYWKSGTWDIIEVPAYLNIYEGNHPTETDITFYIIIRRKTLFYTVNLILPTVLISFLCVLVFYLPAEAGEKVTLGISILLSLVVFLLLVSKILPPTSLVLPLIAKYLLFTFIMNTVSILVTVIIINWNFRGPRTHRMPLWIRSVFLHYLPAALLMRRPRKTRLRWMMEMPGMGAPPHTAATHDLPKHISAIGAQSKMEAMELSDLHHPNCKINRAGAGGGGEVGALGGLGALGGLGLGGERRESESSDSLLLSPEAAKATEAVEFIAEHLRNEDLYIQTREDWKYVAMVIDRLQLYIFFIVTTAGTVGILMDAPHIFEYVDQDRIIEIYRGK
- the LOC105389148 gene encoding acetylcholine receptor subunit beta-like 1 isoform X2 encodes the protein MTQKVDVRFGLAFVQLINVNEKNQIMKSNVWLRLVWMDYQLMWDEADYGGIGVLRLPPDKVWKPDIVLFNNADGNYEVRYKSNVLIYPNGEVLWVPPAIYQSSCTIDVTYFPFDQQTCIMKFGSWTFNGDQVSLALYNNKNFVDLSDYWKSGTWDIIEVPAYLNIYEGNHPTETDITFYIIIRRKTLFYTVNLILPTVLISFLCVLVFYLPAEAGEKVTLGISILLSLVVFLLLVSKILPPTSLVLPLIAKYLLFTFIMNTVSILVTVIIINWNFRGPRTHRMPLWIRSVFLHYLPAALLMRRPRKTRLRWMMEMPGMGAPPHTAATHDLPKHISAIGAQSKMEAMELSDLHHPNCKINRAGAGGGGEVGALGGLGALGGLGLGGERRESESSDSLLLSPEAAKATEAVEFIAEHLRNEDLYIQTREDWKYVAMVIDRLQLYIFFIVTTAGTVGILMDAPHIFEYVDQDRIIEIYRGK